One Streptomyces sp. R28 DNA window includes the following coding sequences:
- a CDS encoding cytochrome P450, protein MTSPFDRPDTDYLVLVDDRRQHSLWPSAIDVPAGWTVAFGPAGRPDCLAFTAAAWTDPPPASACPVEHRPARPAPASPDGSGPQEAARHSSSRRRDSIMTATTSMVSAPPTMAGHPLFGSLMDLQRDTLGTYRKALRDHGDVVRFTVGPPGMRAEFYGVFSADGAQQVLASSAQTFSKENRFLGELRQSFGNGLLTSMGDEYLRQRRMLQSLFTPRQVNEYGSEITQETGSLVERWRTAPDATVDVAEEMTGHTLRTISRILFGRKNDVDAMVPTVQRNFPLINAYAVKRAFAPVNLSRKVPTPGNRRAAKAHRELYEVCDEIISGRRAEESTGSTGRNDMLSLLARAHDDDGNPISAQETRNQVLVFLVTGHESTATTLGLTLHLLACHPEVQARAHQEVDSVLSGREPVAEDLERLPYLTRVLKETLRLYPAAPAQGRIATEDVRVGSYTIPAGADVVVSSGVVQRRPDIWEDPDAFDPDRFLPEHEAARPRYAWFPFGGGPRACIGQHLAMLNATLTLSVLLQNYSFTAVDTDIPLNTGITLRPTGQVRCRLTPRT, encoded by the coding sequence ATGACCAGTCCCTTCGACAGACCGGACACCGACTACCTCGTCCTCGTCGACGACCGGCGGCAGCACTCGCTGTGGCCGTCGGCCATCGACGTCCCGGCCGGCTGGACCGTGGCCTTCGGACCCGCGGGGCGGCCGGACTGCCTGGCGTTCACCGCGGCGGCCTGGACGGATCCGCCTCCGGCGAGCGCATGCCCGGTCGAGCACCGGCCGGCCCGGCCGGCACCCGCATCACCCGACGGGTCAGGCCCGCAGGAGGCGGCCCGGCACTCAAGCAGCAGAAGGAGAGACAGCATCATGACCGCGACCACCTCGATGGTTTCGGCGCCTCCCACCATGGCGGGCCACCCGCTGTTCGGGTCGCTGATGGACCTCCAGCGGGACACGCTGGGCACCTACCGCAAGGCGCTGCGCGACCACGGTGACGTGGTCCGGTTCACGGTGGGTCCGCCGGGAATGCGGGCGGAGTTCTACGGTGTGTTCTCGGCGGACGGCGCCCAGCAGGTGCTGGCGTCCTCGGCGCAGACGTTCTCCAAGGAGAACCGGTTCCTCGGGGAGCTGCGGCAGTCGTTCGGCAACGGGCTGCTCACCAGCATGGGGGACGAGTACCTGCGCCAGCGCCGTATGCTCCAGTCGCTGTTCACACCTCGTCAGGTGAACGAGTACGGCTCGGAGATCACCCAGGAGACCGGCAGCCTCGTCGAGCGGTGGCGGACCGCGCCGGACGCGACCGTCGACGTGGCGGAGGAGATGACGGGGCACACGCTGCGGACGATCTCCCGTATCCTCTTCGGCCGGAAGAACGACGTGGACGCGATGGTCCCCACGGTGCAGCGCAACTTCCCGCTGATCAACGCCTATGCGGTCAAGCGGGCGTTCGCCCCGGTGAACCTGTCCCGGAAGGTGCCCACGCCGGGCAATCGGCGCGCCGCCAAGGCGCACCGTGAGCTGTACGAGGTGTGTGACGAGATCATCTCGGGCCGCCGGGCCGAGGAGTCGACCGGCTCGACCGGCCGGAACGACATGCTCAGCCTGCTGGCGCGGGCACACGACGACGACGGCAACCCGATCAGTGCCCAGGAGACCCGGAACCAGGTCCTCGTCTTCCTCGTCACCGGTCACGAGTCCACCGCCACCACACTGGGCCTCACCTTGCATCTCCTCGCCTGCCACCCCGAGGTGCAGGCCCGCGCCCACCAGGAGGTCGACAGCGTCCTGAGCGGTCGTGAGCCCGTCGCCGAGGACCTGGAGAGACTTCCCTACCTGACGCGGGTGCTCAAGGAGACGCTCCGCCTCTACCCCGCCGCGCCGGCCCAGGGCCGCATCGCCACCGAGGACGTGCGCGTCGGCTCGTACACCATTCCGGCCGGCGCCGACGTGGTGGTCAGCTCCGGCGTCGTCCAGCGCCGCCCCGACATCTGGGAGGACCCCGACGCGTTCGACCCGGACAGGTTCCTGCCGGAGCACGAGGCCGCGCGCCCGCGCTACGCGTGGTTCCCGTTCGGCGGTGGTCCGAGGGCGTGCATCGGCCAGCACCTGGCGATGCTGAACGCCACCCTCACACTGAGCGTGCTGCTCCAGAACTACTCGTTCACCGCCGTCGACACCGACATTCCGCTGAACACCGGAATAACCCTGCGACCCACCGGTCAGGTCCGCTGCAGACTGACGCCGCGAACGTGA
- a CDS encoding amino acid adenylation domain-containing protein, whose product MGTTSQDTGLDLIRRIRTLPEKRQRALIALLRKQGVDLSALETIPRLPRTDGTPVPLSFTQQRLWFLAQLDGTGAAYNIPMAMRLHGRLDRPALLRALEAVVQRHEVLRTRFADEGGVPRQVIGDGSDFTVAEEELTDPARLAAICRDEAAAPFDLERGPLIRTRLLRQSEQEHHLLVTTHHSVSDGWSVGVFFRDLVALYEAFCAGRPDPLEPLPVQYADYAHWQRERLAGDLHGRQTDYWRGQLAGVDPRLTLPADRERPRVKTYTGARESFTCPAELLSALRDVAKVHEATLYMTLLAAYTVVLNRYTHQTDIAVGTVVANRGRREVEDLVGFFANTLVMRADLADDPDFRDLLAQVKKTALEAYDHQEVPFEAVVEALDTERSLAHAPVFQTMFVLQEAQTRRDVTLGGLQVSPVDFDLSFTKFDLTIDLRESPDGLVGTVEYNPDLYDRKTIRRFIGHYTRLLAAVADDPALPVSRLAMIDAEERRQVVEVFNDTERAFSDDRCLHELFEERVARHPERTALVTTDRSWTYAELDAWADRIARGLRRHGVGPDTLVGLHAERSAEMVAGILGALKAGGAYMPIEPSYPAARRTDLVDHSGVAVVLTQPHLEAEPLHGVEHLLVLHPDGTLRDQEGTDVLDAPDADVPAAQPAAHAGNLAYVIHTSGSTGRPKGVMIEHRAAVNRIEWMQNEYRLTEDDVVLQKTPYSFDVSVWEFFWPLLSGAALAIAVPGGHRDPAYLVSAVRAFGVTTLHFVPSMLRSIVEDPGWARCTTVRQVFCSGEALPADLCARHYERHTAPLHNLYGPTEAAVDVSHWTVPADGTPRVVPIGRPIQNIQLHVLDDALAPQGIGCVGELYIAGVGLARGYLHQPELTRERFVPNPFDASPDARMYRTGDLVRRLPDGDLEFLGRADDQVKVRGFRIEPGEIEHRLTEHPAVRSAAVLVREDQPGSPRLVAYVVPEPGHALADHRADLVRHLEGALPEYMVPSAYVELAALPVTAHGKLDRRALPAPGIDAFAQRAYVAPVTGTERQLADVCAELLGFDADRVSAEDNFFALGGHSLMITVLVARLKESGLHVTVQDVFTAPTLAELAARIDATGATPAHTVPANRIPEGCERLTPDHLALIDLTQEQIDTVVAAVPGGAAAIQDIYPLLPTQEGIFFHHLMDPDNDPYLVSTLYRADDEQACTRFIDALQRIVDRHDVMRTAVLTAGLPEPVQVVHRAARLPVRRIRLTAGRDPEEQARELLARQERMRLDSAPLLRLVVAEEPHSQRRHLLLTAHHLIEDATSLRLILQELAVHMAGRADLLSTPAPYRDFVSHTLARHTADDTVAHFRAVLEDVTEPTAPFGLIDVHGNGRRVGRLRRALPESLARDLRAQAQRLQLSPACLFHAAWACFVSATSGRDDVVFGAVMSGRLQGVPGVERMLGNFINTLPLRTRLAGRTVRELIADVDTGLRELIAREQSPLSLVQRCSGLDGDAPLFSAVVNFRHFEAEHDAALPRIDDHGVRFLAAVDAINYPVTVSLDDFGTELSLDVQVEETVTCEAVADCLETALAGLVAALAKDDGNGTAALDVNVLPAGDRRRLAEWNDTATPLPHETLPAAFEAQVARTPDRTALVFEGRTLSYAELNARANRLAHWLIERGAGVGQRVAIRMPRSFDLVVAVHAVVKTGAAYLPMETDLPDERVEQVLADSTPLLVLEELPDTTGCRDEDPRTRVAGEDAAYVLYTSGSTGRPKGVVIPHRAGLNWTAWKQSHYGMSGEDRMLLKTSVGFDVSVPELFWPLQVGAAVVIARPDGQKDPEYLARLIRDERVTDLHFVPSMLAEFLSEPTAELGTGLRRVETAGEALPVELAERFARVLPDAELHNLYGPTEGGPVTACRYRAEPGATAVPIGPPVWNTRVYVLDEALRQVPLGVPGELYASGDGMACGYLNRPELTAERFVASPFAPGTRMYRTGDLVRWRAEGTLDYLGRVDDQVKVRGFRVEPGEVANVLLKHPSVHRAVVVPQGSGAARTLAAYVSPTPQWLHTADQEENAAHLEQWWRHVDDRYAHGTGSADQEPVEAALRQLERIRPERVLEIGCGGGELLLRYAADCASVHALDPSATALDAARRGVTGRGWSHVTLTQGDALSVAELRGEKFDTIVLNSVRHFPNEQYLEQVLGLLVPLLEDGGSILVGGVRNLDLFTAQLCAAEQDRTESGGAVDAPATQVRRSRRQERELLVSPTYFARLPERLPELGAVDLVVGRGEGSSEALAYRYDVILRKDVAPAASLPWLEAASPAELRALLDGDVPDRFGVSGLTNPRVTDAVRLGAEFGRRPQPRSAEPLAPRSRTADEVRELEAVLRHAEELGFQVAATWSQDRLDGLDLVLGRDELPRVRAREPYRAPAATNHPQLGSRGPSLARALKEHLSAQLPHYMVPGVFVVLDELPVTPNGKVDKRALPAPDEADVTKERYVAPRTEAQRALCRIVADVLGLTQVGLQDNFFDLGGHSLLATRLTLRIKKETGAELPLQLIFSGATVEEMSAVLEQPARQDSGPSDQADPAQADEAGQRGPAPITLQQRDLWFLNRPAHLGTAHDNVQLAFRINGFLDREAYARAVGALVERHAVLRTGYARHDGTVTQRVHPAADFAVRQAAVDEEGAMEWLRAERLRPFAPEDRYAIRAHLLTVSDEQHIGVLTRPWGVFDGWSVNVVLAELLELYRAFSRGTAPELPELPLSYAGFAHWQAHTIDAAELSRQESYWRRQLAGLPACLPLRTDYERCPVKTYQGSSVDLRISAELLERLRRLSQDQGATLYMTLLSAFAVLLGGHLDGSELAVGTAVSNRPRSELDGVVGYFVNLVALRLDVPADRPFPDILAQARRVTTEAHEHKDLPFPDLVRALVPAPEPDCSPLFQVMFNLLPAAAPTAAGGDGTDLEVLPIRPATTTTKYDLNLVAEETASGLRGYLEFSTDLYSQRTVERMARTYERLLAEIVASPQSDVAHLRAASAATPDSPRTP is encoded by the coding sequence ATGGGCACCACCAGTCAGGACACCGGCCTTGATCTCATCCGGAGGATCCGCACCCTGCCGGAAAAGCGGCAGCGCGCCCTGATCGCGCTGCTGCGCAAGCAGGGCGTCGACCTCTCCGCGCTCGAGACCATCCCCCGGCTGCCCCGGACCGACGGCACACCTGTGCCGCTGTCCTTCACCCAGCAGCGGCTGTGGTTCCTCGCCCAGCTGGACGGCACCGGCGCCGCCTACAACATCCCGATGGCGATGCGGCTGCACGGCCGCCTCGACCGCCCCGCGCTGCTGCGCGCCCTGGAGGCGGTCGTCCAGCGGCACGAGGTGCTGCGCACCCGGTTCGCCGACGAAGGTGGCGTACCGCGCCAGGTCATCGGCGACGGAAGCGACTTCACGGTCGCCGAGGAGGAGCTGACCGACCCGGCGCGGCTCGCCGCGATCTGTCGCGACGAGGCCGCCGCCCCGTTCGACCTGGAGCGCGGTCCGCTGATCCGGACCAGGCTGCTGCGGCAGTCGGAGCAGGAGCACCACCTGCTCGTCACCACGCACCACAGTGTGTCCGACGGCTGGTCGGTCGGCGTGTTCTTCCGCGACCTGGTCGCCCTGTACGAGGCGTTCTGCGCGGGCCGCCCCGACCCGCTGGAGCCGCTGCCCGTGCAGTACGCGGACTACGCGCACTGGCAGCGTGAGCGGCTCGCCGGTGACCTGCACGGCCGTCAGACGGACTACTGGCGGGGTCAGCTCGCCGGGGTCGACCCGCGGCTGACGCTACCCGCCGACCGGGAGCGCCCGCGGGTGAAGACGTACACGGGGGCCCGTGAGAGCTTCACCTGCCCGGCGGAACTGCTGAGCGCCCTGCGTGACGTCGCCAAGGTGCACGAAGCCACGCTCTACATGACCCTGCTGGCCGCCTACACCGTCGTCCTCAACCGTTACACCCACCAGACGGACATCGCCGTGGGCACGGTCGTCGCCAACCGCGGGCGACGCGAGGTCGAGGATCTCGTCGGCTTCTTCGCCAACACCCTGGTGATGCGCGCGGACCTCGCGGACGACCCGGACTTCCGCGATCTGCTGGCCCAGGTGAAGAAGACCGCCCTGGAGGCCTACGACCATCAGGAAGTCCCCTTCGAGGCCGTCGTGGAGGCCCTGGACACCGAGCGCAGCCTCGCCCATGCGCCCGTCTTCCAGACGATGTTCGTCCTCCAGGAGGCACAGACCCGACGGGACGTCACCCTCGGCGGCCTGCAGGTCTCCCCGGTCGACTTCGATCTCAGCTTCACCAAGTTCGATCTGACCATCGACCTGCGGGAGTCCCCCGACGGCCTGGTCGGCACCGTCGAGTACAACCCCGACCTGTACGACCGCAAGACCATCCGGCGCTTCATCGGCCACTACACCCGGCTGCTCGCCGCCGTCGCCGACGATCCGGCGCTGCCCGTGTCCCGGCTCGCCATGATCGACGCCGAGGAACGTCGCCAGGTGGTCGAGGTGTTCAACGACACCGAGCGAGCCTTCAGCGACGACCGGTGCCTGCACGAACTGTTCGAGGAGCGGGTGGCCCGGCACCCCGAGCGCACGGCCCTGGTCACCACCGACCGCTCATGGACGTACGCCGAACTCGACGCCTGGGCCGACCGGATCGCCCGCGGTCTGCGCCGGCACGGTGTCGGGCCGGACACCCTGGTCGGGCTGCACGCCGAGCGTTCCGCCGAGATGGTCGCGGGCATTCTGGGCGCCCTGAAGGCCGGGGGCGCCTACATGCCGATCGAGCCGTCCTACCCGGCGGCCCGCCGCACCGACCTCGTGGACCACTCCGGGGTCGCCGTGGTCCTCACCCAGCCGCATCTGGAAGCCGAACCACTGCACGGCGTCGAGCACCTGCTCGTCCTGCACCCCGACGGCACCCTGCGCGACCAGGAGGGCACGGACGTCCTCGACGCCCCGGACGCGGATGTCCCGGCCGCTCAACCCGCCGCGCACGCGGGGAACTTGGCGTACGTGATCCACACCTCCGGCTCCACGGGCCGCCCCAAGGGCGTGATGATCGAGCACCGGGCCGCGGTGAACCGCATCGAGTGGATGCAGAACGAGTACCGGCTCACCGAGGACGACGTCGTCCTGCAGAAGACCCCCTACAGCTTCGACGTGTCCGTCTGGGAGTTCTTCTGGCCGCTGCTCTCCGGCGCCGCTCTCGCGATCGCCGTGCCCGGCGGTCACCGCGACCCGGCCTACCTGGTCTCCGCCGTCCGCGCGTTCGGCGTGACCACCCTGCACTTCGTGCCGTCGATGCTGCGCAGCATCGTCGAGGACCCGGGCTGGGCGCGGTGCACGACCGTACGGCAGGTGTTCTGCAGCGGCGAGGCGCTGCCCGCGGACCTGTGCGCACGCCACTACGAGCGGCACACCGCGCCGCTGCACAACCTGTACGGGCCCACCGAGGCGGCCGTCGACGTCAGCCACTGGACCGTCCCCGCCGATGGCACGCCGCGCGTCGTCCCCATCGGCCGGCCGATCCAGAACATCCAACTGCATGTGCTCGACGATGCTCTCGCGCCGCAGGGCATCGGCTGCGTCGGCGAGCTGTACATCGCCGGCGTGGGGCTGGCCCGCGGCTATCTGCACCAGCCCGAGCTGACCCGCGAACGGTTCGTGCCCAACCCGTTCGACGCTTCGCCCGATGCCCGCATGTACCGCACCGGCGACCTGGTGCGCCGACTGCCCGACGGAGACCTGGAGTTCCTCGGCCGCGCCGACGACCAGGTCAAGGTGCGCGGCTTCCGTATCGAGCCGGGCGAGATCGAGCACCGGCTCACGGAGCACCCCGCCGTCCGCTCCGCGGCCGTCCTGGTCCGTGAGGACCAGCCCGGCAGCCCCCGCCTGGTCGCCTACGTGGTGCCCGAACCGGGCCACGCCCTCGCCGACCACCGCGCCGACCTGGTCCGCCACCTCGAGGGCGCCCTGCCCGAGTACATGGTGCCGAGCGCGTACGTCGAACTCGCCGCCCTGCCGGTGACCGCGCACGGCAAGCTGGACCGCCGTGCCCTGCCCGCCCCCGGCATCGACGCCTTCGCCCAGCGCGCCTACGTCGCACCCGTCACCGGCACCGAACGGCAGCTGGCCGACGTCTGCGCCGAACTCCTCGGCTTCGACGCCGACCGGGTCAGCGCCGAGGACAACTTCTTCGCCCTCGGCGGCCATTCCCTGATGATCACGGTGCTGGTGGCGCGGCTGAAGGAGAGCGGTCTGCACGTCACCGTCCAGGACGTCTTCACCGCGCCCACGCTGGCCGAGCTGGCGGCGCGCATCGACGCGACCGGGGCGACGCCCGCGCACACCGTCCCCGCCAACCGGATCCCGGAGGGCTGCGAGCGCCTCACGCCCGACCACCTCGCGCTGATCGACCTGACACAGGAGCAGATCGACACCGTCGTGGCCGCCGTGCCCGGCGGGGCGGCCGCCATCCAGGACATCTACCCCCTGCTGCCCACGCAGGAGGGCATCTTCTTCCACCATCTGATGGACCCGGACAACGACCCGTATCTCGTCTCCACCCTCTACCGGGCCGACGACGAGCAGGCGTGTACCCGGTTCATCGACGCGCTGCAGCGCATCGTCGACCGCCACGACGTGATGCGCACCGCCGTTCTCACCGCAGGCCTGCCCGAACCGGTCCAGGTCGTGCACCGGGCCGCGCGGCTCCCCGTGCGGCGGATCAGGCTCACCGCCGGCCGGGACCCCGAGGAGCAGGCGAGGGAACTGCTCGCGCGCCAGGAACGGATGCGCCTCGACAGCGCGCCGCTGCTGCGCCTGGTCGTCGCCGAGGAGCCGCACTCGCAGCGGCGCCACCTGCTGCTGACCGCCCACCATCTCATCGAGGACGCCACCTCCCTGCGACTGATCCTGCAGGAGCTGGCCGTGCACATGGCGGGCCGCGCCGACCTGCTGTCCACCCCGGCGCCCTACCGCGACTTCGTCTCCCACACCCTGGCCAGGCACACCGCGGACGACACGGTGGCCCACTTCCGGGCAGTGCTCGAAGACGTCACGGAGCCCACGGCGCCGTTCGGCCTCATCGACGTGCACGGCAACGGCCGACGGGTCGGCCGGCTGCGCCGAGCGCTGCCCGAGTCCCTCGCACGCGACCTGCGGGCCCAGGCCCAGCGGCTGCAACTGAGCCCGGCCTGTCTCTTCCACGCGGCGTGGGCCTGCTTCGTCTCGGCCACCAGCGGGCGCGACGACGTGGTGTTCGGCGCCGTGATGTCCGGGCGCCTGCAGGGCGTGCCCGGGGTGGAGCGCATGCTCGGCAACTTCATCAACACGCTTCCCCTGCGCACCCGGCTCGCCGGCCGGACCGTGCGGGAGCTGATCGCGGACGTCGACACCGGGCTGCGGGAGTTGATCGCACGGGAGCAGAGCCCGCTGAGCCTGGTCCAGCGGTGCAGCGGCCTGGACGGAGACGCCCCGCTGTTCAGCGCCGTGGTCAACTTCCGGCACTTCGAGGCGGAGCACGACGCGGCGCTGCCCCGCATCGACGACCACGGGGTGCGCTTCCTCGCGGCCGTGGACGCCATCAACTACCCCGTGACGGTGTCGCTCGACGACTTCGGCACCGAGCTGTCGCTGGACGTCCAGGTCGAGGAGACGGTCACCTGCGAGGCGGTGGCGGACTGCCTCGAAACGGCGTTGGCGGGCCTGGTCGCCGCCCTCGCCAAGGACGACGGGAACGGTACCGCCGCGCTGGACGTCAATGTCCTGCCGGCGGGCGACCGCCGGCGCCTGGCCGAGTGGAACGACACCGCGACACCCCTCCCGCACGAGACGCTGCCCGCCGCGTTCGAGGCGCAGGTCGCACGTACTCCGGACCGCACCGCGCTGGTCTTCGAGGGCCGCACCCTGTCGTACGCGGAGCTGAACGCCCGTGCCAACCGGCTCGCGCACTGGCTGATCGAGCGGGGCGCCGGGGTCGGGCAGCGGGTCGCGATCCGGATGCCGCGCTCGTTCGACCTGGTGGTCGCCGTCCACGCCGTGGTGAAGACCGGAGCGGCGTACCTCCCCATGGAGACCGACCTCCCGGACGAGCGCGTGGAGCAGGTGCTCGCCGACAGCACGCCGCTGCTCGTCCTGGAGGAGCTGCCGGACACCACCGGCTGCCGGGACGAGGACCCCCGGACCCGGGTGGCCGGGGAGGACGCCGCGTACGTGCTCTACACCTCGGGTTCCACGGGCCGGCCGAAGGGCGTGGTGATCCCCCATCGTGCGGGCCTGAACTGGACCGCGTGGAAGCAGAGCCACTACGGCATGAGCGGCGAGGACCGGATGCTGCTGAAGACGTCGGTGGGGTTCGACGTCTCGGTGCCCGAGCTGTTCTGGCCGCTCCAGGTCGGCGCGGCCGTGGTGATCGCCCGTCCCGACGGCCAGAAGGATCCGGAGTATCTCGCACGGTTGATCCGCGACGAGCGGGTCACCGACCTCCACTTCGTCCCGTCCATGCTGGCCGAGTTCCTGTCGGAACCGACCGCGGAACTGGGCACCGGCCTGCGCCGTGTCGAGACCGCGGGCGAGGCGCTCCCGGTCGAGCTCGCCGAACGGTTCGCACGCGTGCTGCCGGACGCCGAACTGCACAACCTCTACGGGCCCACCGAGGGCGGTCCCGTCACCGCCTGCCGCTACCGCGCCGAGCCCGGAGCGACCGCCGTGCCCATCGGCCCTCCGGTGTGGAACACCCGGGTGTACGTGCTGGACGAGGCGCTGCGCCAGGTACCGCTCGGAGTGCCGGGTGAGCTGTACGCCTCGGGCGACGGCATGGCCTGTGGCTATCTGAACCGGCCGGAGCTGACCGCCGAGCGGTTCGTGGCCAGCCCGTTCGCCCCCGGAACACGTATGTACCGCACCGGTGACCTGGTGAGATGGCGTGCGGAGGGCACGCTCGACTACCTCGGCCGGGTCGACGACCAGGTCAAGGTGCGCGGCTTCCGCGTGGAACCCGGCGAGGTCGCGAACGTGCTGCTCAAGCACCCCTCGGTGCACCGGGCCGTGGTCGTCCCGCAGGGGAGCGGCGCCGCCCGCACGCTCGCCGCCTACGTGAGCCCGACTCCCCAGTGGCTGCACACCGCCGACCAGGAGGAGAACGCCGCCCACCTCGAACAGTGGTGGCGGCACGTGGACGACCGGTATGCGCACGGCACCGGATCCGCCGACCAGGAACCCGTCGAGGCCGCGCTCCGGCAGCTGGAGCGCATACGCCCCGAACGGGTGCTGGAGATCGGCTGCGGCGGGGGAGAGCTGCTCCTGCGCTACGCCGCCGACTGCGCTTCGGTGCACGCGCTCGACCCGTCGGCCACGGCTCTCGACGCGGCCCGCCGCGGCGTCACCGGCCGCGGCTGGTCGCACGTCACGCTGACCCAGGGGGACGCCCTGTCCGTGGCGGAGCTGCGGGGCGAGAAGTTCGACACGATCGTGCTCAACTCGGTGCGGCACTTTCCGAACGAGCAGTACCTGGAACAGGTACTCGGCCTCCTGGTCCCCCTCCTGGAGGACGGCGGCAGCATCCTCGTCGGCGGCGTCCGGAACCTGGATCTGTTCACCGCCCAGCTCTGCGCGGCCGAGCAGGACCGTACCGAGTCCGGCGGCGCCGTCGACGCGCCGGCCACCCAGGTGCGGCGCAGCCGGCGCCAGGAGCGGGAACTGCTCGTCAGCCCGACGTACTTCGCACGGCTGCCGGAGCGTCTGCCCGAGCTGGGGGCCGTCGACCTCGTCGTCGGGCGGGGCGAGGGAAGCAGTGAGGCACTCGCCTACCGCTACGACGTGATCCTGCGCAAGGACGTCGCGCCGGCCGCCTCCCTGCCGTGGCTGGAGGCCGCCTCCCCGGCGGAGCTGCGCGCTCTCCTGGACGGCGACGTCCCCGACCGGTTCGGGGTGAGCGGCCTGACGAACCCCCGTGTCACCGACGCGGTGCGCCTCGGCGCGGAGTTCGGGCGCAGGCCGCAGCCCCGATCGGCCGAGCCGCTCGCGCCCCGATCGCGGACCGCGGACGAGGTCCGGGAGCTGGAAGCCGTTCTCCGGCACGCCGAAGAGCTCGGCTTCCAGGTGGCGGCCACCTGGTCGCAGGACCGGCTCGACGGCCTCGACCTGGTGCTCGGCCGGGACGAACTGCCCCGGGTACGGGCGCGTGAGCCGTATCGGGCACCCGCCGCGACCAACCATCCGCAGCTCGGCAGCAGGGGGCCGTCGCTGGCCCGCGCCCTCAAGGAGCACCTCTCCGCGCAGCTGCCGCACTACATGGTGCCCGGCGTGTTCGTGGTCCTCGACGAACTGCCGGTCACACCGAACGGCAAGGTCGACAAGCGGGCCCTGCCGGCCCCGGACGAGGCCGACGTGACCAAGGAGCGGTATGTCGCCCCGCGGACCGAGGCACAGCGCGCGCTGTGCCGGATCGTCGCCGACGTCCTCGGTCTCACCCAGGTCGGACTCCAGGACAACTTCTTCGATCTCGGCGGACACTCCCTGCTCGCGACCCGGCTCACCCTGCGGATCAAGAAGGAGACCGGCGCCGAGCTGCCGCTCCAGCTGATCTTCAGCGGGGCCACCGTCGAAGAGATGTCCGCCGTCCTGGAGCAGCCGGCACGGCAGGACAGTGGACCGTCGGACCAGGCCGACCCGGCGCAGGCCGACGAGGCCGGGCAGCGGGGTCCGGCACCCATCACGCTCCAACAGCGCGACCTGTGGTTCCTCAACCGGCCCGCACACCTGGGAACGGCGCACGACAACGTCCAACTGGCGTTCCGGATCAACGGCTTCCTGGACCGTGAGGCCTACGCGCGCGCCGTGGGGGCGCTGGTCGAACGCCATGCGGTGCTGCGCACCGGCTATGCCCGGCACGACGGCACCGTGACCCAGCGCGTCCATCCCGCCGCCGACTTCGCGGTGCGGCAGGCGGCCGTCGACGAGGAAGGGGCCATGGAGTGGCTGCGCGCCGAACGGCTGCGGCCCTTCGCGCCGGAGGACCGGTACGCGATCCGGGCACACCTGCTCACCGTGTCCGACGAGCAGCACATCGGGGTGCTGACCCGGCCCTGGGGCGTCTTCGACGGCTGGTCCGTGAACGTCGTGCTGGCGGAGCTGCTGGAGCTGTACCGCGCCTTCAGCCGTGGGACGGCACCGGAGCTGCCCGAACTGCCGCTGTCGTACGCCGGGTTCGCCCACTGGCAGGCGCACACGATCGACGCCGCGGAGCTCTCCCGCCAAGAGAGCTACTGGCGGCGCCAACTGGCAGGGCTGCCGGCCTGTCTGCCGCTGCGCACCGACTACGAGCGATGCCCGGTCAAGACGTACCAGGGCTCGTCGGTGGATCTGCGGATCTCCGCCGAACTGCTGGAGCGGCTGCGCCGGTTGAGCCAGGACCAGGGGGCCACGCTCTACATGACCCTGCTGTCGGCCTTCGCCGTTCTCCTGGGCGGTCACCTGGACGGCAGCGAACTGGCCGTCGGCACCGCGGTGTCGAACCGCCCCCGGAGCGAACTGGACGGCGTGGTCGGCTACTTCGTCAACCTGGTGGCACTGCGGCTCGACGTGCCCGCAGACCGTCCCTTCCCCGACATCCTGGCGCAGGCCAGACGCGTCACCACCGAGGCGCACGAACACAAGGACCTGCCGTTCCCCGACCTGGTGCGGGCCCTGGTGCCCGCTCCGGAGCCGGACTGTTCCCCGCTGTTCCAGGTGATGTTCAACCTGCTTCCCGCCGCCGCCCCCACCGCGGCCGGCGGTGACGGCACGGACCTTGAGGTGCTGCCCATCCGTCCCGCGACGACGACCACCAAGTACGACCTCAACCTCGTCGCGGAGGAAACGGCGTCAGGGCTGCGGGGCTACCTGGAGTTCAGCACCGACCTCTACTCCCAGCGGACCGTCGAGCGCATGGCCCGCACCTACGAGCGGTTGCTGGCGGAGATCGTGGCGTCCCCGCAATCGGACGTGGCCCACCTGCGCGCCGCCTCGGCGGCGACGCCGGACTCACCGAGGACGCCTTGA